A section of the Desulfobaccales bacterium genome encodes:
- a CDS encoding glycosyltransferase produces the protein MAAEPAPVSVVHLITSLVVGGAQMHLYKTVSRFDPRLLHNTVVSLVPPGPVGALLQEAGIPVFHLGMTKGRPNPLGLARLVTLLRRLRPQVLQTYLYHADLLGLLAGRLAGVPRIFWNLRQSVMEFERYRRTTAWTVRLSARLSRRVDLILANSWAGADYHRRLGYDPERLLVVPNGFDLERFRPDPEAYREVRRELGLPADHLLVGMFARFDPQKDHATFLAAAAQVAASVPQVSFLLAGTGLTWEHPAVAALVRESGLPPERLVLMGERRDIPRLAAALDVFVLSSAFGEGCANAVGEAMAAGVPCVVTEVGDSPRLVGETGLVVPPRDPEALAQAVVQLLSLEPTRRRLLGEAARARIARHFALDEIVARLTRLYLEAAPANPTGTPAPVSLTPVA, from the coding sequence GGTGGTGGGCGGGGCCCAGATGCACCTGTATAAGACGGTCTCCCGCTTTGATCCCCGGCTGCTTCACAACACCGTCGTCTCCCTGGTCCCCCCGGGGCCGGTGGGGGCCCTGCTGCAGGAGGCGGGCATTCCGGTTTTCCACCTGGGCATGACCAAAGGCCGGCCCAACCCTTTGGGGCTGGCCAGGTTGGTGACTCTTCTAAGGCGCCTGCGGCCCCAGGTGCTCCAGACCTACCTCTACCACGCCGACCTATTGGGGCTGCTCGCCGGCAGACTGGCGGGGGTACCCCGCATCTTCTGGAACCTGCGTCAATCCGTGATGGAGTTCGAGCGGTACCGGCGCACCACCGCCTGGACGGTGCGCCTGTCGGCCCGGCTCTCCCGCCGGGTGGACCTCATCCTGGCAAACTCCTGGGCCGGCGCCGACTATCACCGCCGCCTGGGATACGACCCCGAGCGCCTGCTGGTGGTGCCCAACGGCTTTGATCTGGAGCGCTTCCGGCCGGATCCGGAGGCTTACCGGGAGGTGCGCCGGGAGTTGGGCCTGCCTGCGGATCATCTCCTGGTGGGGATGTTCGCCCGCTTCGACCCCCAGAAGGACCACGCCACTTTCCTGGCCGCGGCGGCGCAGGTGGCCGCCTCGGTGCCCCAGGTCTCCTTTCTCCTGGCCGGCACCGGCCTCACCTGGGAGCATCCGGCCGTGGCGGCCCTGGTGCGAGAAAGCGGCCTGCCGCCGGAGCGTCTCGTCCTGATGGGCGAGCGCCGGGATATCCCCCGCCTGGCGGCGGCTTTGGATGTCTTTGTGCTCTCCTCCGCCTTCGGGGAGGGCTGCGCCAACGCCGTGGGGGAGGCCATGGCGGCGGGTGTCCCTTGCGTGGTCACGGAGGTGGGGGACTCCCCCCGGCTGGTGGGAGAGACCGGTCTGGTAGTGCCGCCCCGGGACCCGGAGGCCCTGGCCCAGGCGGTGGTGCAGCTGCTTTCCTTGGAGCCGACCCGGCGCCGCCTCTTGGGCGAGGCCGCCCGGGCCCGCATTGCCCGGCACTTTGCCCTGGACGAGATTGTGGCCCGTCTGACCCGGCTCTACCTGGAAGCCGCCCCGGCGAACCCCACCGGGACCCCGGCCCCGGTGAGCCTGACCCCGGTGGCGTAA
- a CDS encoding DUF4091 domain-containing protein has protein sequence MDSPWDAFLRLAAVASLLLAGLTALLVRRRDPVARMLLVFFSGCLAFILLNWKLGLDLGQYDSRLYHNVATQISESLRRHLVPPLSDLLAPYWAYTLPLGFLYILFGSSPLVGQLLNVVMGVGSLLNLHRLARLLFSRRVAEATVIFGALYPYGWVLAGTLNRDMMILFFLILLFRLLAELQLHPDLPGNRSKALLALFAMAYLTLLRPPLLLLCGVVGGLFLFQERRRRMPPRPLSRPLKVGLLLVLFLAGGGLLYLLAPSLTQFKVAVQAVQFADIDNLNYRLESSEEAASAYMKGVRYSSYADLLWVMPLATFYFMFSPLPWQVASAKQALGLLDSFLLMGVAWYFLRGFKDLRRSHRDFALLLAVYLLVGFCSSSLLQANVGAAMRHRTMFYFLMFPVAVQGFLTRRRRQPASRVSGHHAADVRRWRSSMLPQPLRVSGGITLLGLMVLLTVLVGSSVTCAALPAPSGQFPVVELKAGTQPPALTVAGAANEFLVLHFRLGPVEAASFQASVRALSKVTLPNLTWRFYQVVRAPAQDTSIPAEGMLPVEYGLTSPGAAPEFVLVLKIPPAAQRGQYPFEVVLADKIRTYRQVLNLKVFGFALPKDLPLTIFGGFWNYPVEFYSQFGVSGTAQYLELIKTYYRSMREYKINALGGAYPLPLAEVSPERPVESFTDYHQLVSFALENAGFRYFMIPKVRNWETSQDPAGPFATQAKTFYPLYHQYLTRHGWLGRALNYLIDEPKPEKYPAVYQAYALAREYAPNLKTLCAGWDPAPEFTKVINIWATPAGQYQESQILAQAAKGQKQWLYANRLHAIDHPLVHQRLIGWILHSYPFQGYLLWGVNYWPANPWTTPPGTLDYWRRGTFYYPHPRNGLPVPTLRLEALRRGLQDYQYLLLLKEAYAQGKVPANRYTAIQSKVTQLTQGLRSSSFPVTMQELESLRLEIAGLLDPTAASGPTTSPTSTSGSTGLKKLLPLLGR, from the coding sequence ATGGATTCCCCGTGGGATGCTTTTCTCAGATTGGCGGCGGTGGCCAGCCTGCTCCTGGCTGGCCTGACGGCCCTGTTAGTGCGCCGGCGGGACCCGGTGGCCCGCATGCTCCTGGTCTTTTTCTCCGGCTGCCTGGCCTTTATCCTCCTGAACTGGAAGCTGGGCCTGGATCTGGGGCAATACGACTCCCGTCTCTACCATAACGTGGCCACCCAGATCAGTGAGTCCCTGAGGCGGCATCTGGTGCCCCCGTTGTCCGATCTCCTGGCACCCTACTGGGCCTATACCCTGCCTTTGGGCTTTCTCTACATCCTCTTCGGGAGCTCCCCCCTGGTGGGGCAGCTCCTCAACGTCGTCATGGGGGTCGGTTCCCTCCTCAACCTGCACCGTCTGGCCCGGCTGCTGTTTTCCCGCCGGGTGGCCGAGGCCACGGTGATCTTCGGCGCCCTCTATCCCTACGGCTGGGTGCTGGCCGGCACCCTGAACCGGGACATGATGATCCTCTTTTTCCTCATCCTGCTCTTCCGGCTGCTGGCGGAGCTGCAGCTCCATCCGGATCTGCCGGGAAACCGGAGCAAGGCCCTCCTGGCCCTGTTTGCCATGGCTTACCTCACCTTGCTGCGGCCGCCGCTGCTCCTCCTCTGCGGCGTGGTGGGCGGGCTGTTTCTCTTCCAGGAGCGGCGCCGGCGGATGCCCCCCCGGCCCCTGTCCCGGCCGCTGAAGGTGGGCCTCCTCCTGGTGCTCTTTCTGGCGGGGGGCGGTCTCCTGTATCTTTTGGCCCCCAGCCTGACGCAGTTCAAAGTCGCGGTGCAGGCCGTGCAGTTTGCCGACATCGACAACCTCAACTACCGCCTGGAGAGCTCCGAGGAGGCGGCCTCCGCCTACATGAAGGGGGTGCGCTACTCCTCTTATGCCGATCTGCTGTGGGTCATGCCCCTGGCCACCTTTTATTTCATGTTCTCGCCTTTGCCCTGGCAGGTGGCCTCGGCCAAGCAGGCCCTGGGCCTGTTGGATTCTTTCCTGTTGATGGGGGTGGCCTGGTATTTCCTCCGGGGCTTCAAAGATCTTCGCCGCAGCCACCGGGATTTCGCCCTGCTGCTGGCGGTGTATCTGCTGGTGGGTTTTTGCAGCAGCAGTCTCCTGCAGGCCAATGTGGGAGCCGCCATGCGGCACCGGACGATGTTTTATTTCCTCATGTTTCCTGTAGCTGTGCAGGGATTTCTCACCCGCCGCCGGCGGCAGCCGGCCTCCCGGGTGAGCGGACATCATGCCGCCGACGTGCGGCGCTGGAGGTCTTCCATGCTCCCCCAACCCCTTCGTGTCAGTGGCGGTATCACTCTTCTTGGCCTCATGGTCCTGTTGACGGTGCTGGTGGGAAGTTCCGTCACCTGCGCCGCCCTGCCCGCTCCTTCGGGCCAGTTCCCGGTGGTGGAGCTCAAGGCCGGCACCCAGCCCCCCGCCCTGACGGTGGCCGGGGCCGCCAATGAGTTCCTGGTGCTCCACTTCCGCCTGGGCCCCGTCGAGGCCGCCAGCTTCCAGGCCTCGGTGCGCGCCCTCAGCAAAGTCACCCTGCCTAACCTCACCTGGCGTTTTTACCAGGTAGTGCGGGCTCCCGCCCAGGACACCTCCATCCCGGCGGAAGGCATGCTGCCGGTGGAGTATGGCCTCACTTCCCCCGGCGCTGCCCCCGAGTTTGTCCTGGTCCTGAAGATCCCTCCCGCCGCCCAGCGGGGCCAATACCCCTTTGAAGTGGTCCTGGCCGACAAAATCCGCACCTACCGGCAAGTGCTGAACCTGAAGGTCTTCGGCTTTGCCCTGCCCAAGGACCTGCCCCTCACCATTTTCGGCGGGTTCTGGAATTACCCCGTGGAGTTCTACTCCCAGTTCGGGGTCAGCGGCACGGCCCAGTACTTGGAGCTGATCAAAACCTACTACCGCAGTATGCGGGAATACAAGATCAACGCCCTGGGCGGGGCGTATCCCCTGCCCCTGGCCGAGGTGAGTCCCGAGCGGCCGGTGGAGAGCTTCACGGATTACCACCAGCTGGTGAGTTTTGCCCTGGAAAACGCCGGCTTTCGCTATTTCATGATTCCCAAGGTGCGGAACTGGGAAACCTCTCAAGACCCCGCCGGGCCCTTCGCCACCCAGGCCAAGACCTTTTATCCCCTGTATCATCAATACCTGACCCGCCATGGCTGGCTGGGGCGGGCCCTCAACTACCTCATCGATGAGCCCAAACCCGAGAAATACCCAGCGGTCTATCAGGCTTATGCCTTGGCCCGGGAATACGCCCCTAACCTCAAGACCCTGTGCGCCGGTTGGGATCCGGCCCCGGAGTTTACCAAGGTCATCAATATCTGGGCCACCCCGGCGGGGCAATACCAGGAGAGCCAGATCCTGGCCCAGGCCGCCAAGGGCCAGAAACAATGGCTCTATGCCAACCGTCTCCACGCCATCGATCATCCCCTGGTGCATCAGCGACTCATCGGCTGGATTCTGCACAGCTATCCTTTCCAGGGTTATCTCTTGTGGGGGGTGAACTACTGGCCCGCCAACCCCTGGACCACCCCTCCGGGGACGCTGGACTACTGGCGCCGGGGCACATTCTATTATCCTCACCCCCGAAACGGTCTCCCTGTGCCCACCCTCAGGCTGGAAGCCCTGCGCCGGGGACTTCAGGACTATCAATACCTCCTTCTCCTGAAGGAGGCGTATGCACAAGGGAAGGTCCCTGCCAATCGCTATACGGCCATCCAAAGCAAGGTGACCCAACTGACTCAGGGCCTGCGCAGCAGCAGTTTCCCGGTGACCATGCAGGAGCTGGAGAGTCTGCGCCTGGAGATTGCCGGCCTTCTGGATCCCACGGCGGCTTCTGGCCCCACGACCTCCCCCACCTCTACATCCGGTTCCACCGGCCTCAAGAAACTGTTGCCGCTCCTCGGCCGGTGA
- a CDS encoding glycosyltransferase, whose product MPPAIAHIVTTFLPVNTTAWVSALMADQLRRGCRVELVVGRHADPELLEARRREGIRVSRIPSLRKYVHPVNDLQALAALYRLLGRLKVDMVHTHLAKAGVLGRLAAFRAGVPLILHSVYGASFAPTQPWWRFRAFRALERLAGRRTDEFIFVGRELADAYRRHGACPPDKGVVVYYGKDLTPFLATPRLTPEERRARRAARGWPPEALILGNVSRLVPWKGHLDGLQVVARLKEAGIPVRYVIVGDAKTPGEQKYKRQLLAEVERRGLEEEVIFTGWQSDPACFYPLFDFYLLTSMPFEGVPGSVIEAAVCGVPVVGYDCYGLREIPGLHFRLAPHGDTQALADLILEELPHLPGLAARCRPHPAILAQVQERFSLPGMVSATAEVYERLLREKMPSLCWQGSDTAAEAAA is encoded by the coding sequence ATGCCCCCTGCCATCGCTCACATTGTGACCACGTTTCTGCCGGTGAACACCACTGCCTGGGTCTCGGCGTTAATGGCGGACCAGCTCCGCCGGGGCTGCCGGGTGGAGCTGGTGGTGGGCCGGCACGCCGACCCGGAGCTCCTGGAAGCCCGCCGCCGGGAAGGGATCCGGGTGAGCCGCATTCCCTCCCTTCGGAAATATGTCCACCCTGTCAATGATCTCCAGGCCCTGGCAGCCCTTTACCGGCTCCTTGGTCGACTCAAGGTGGACATGGTCCATACCCACCTGGCCAAGGCCGGCGTCTTGGGCCGCCTGGCCGCCTTCCGGGCCGGGGTGCCCCTCATCCTGCACTCGGTTTACGGCGCCAGCTTCGCCCCCACCCAGCCCTGGTGGCGCTTCCGGGCCTTCCGGGCTCTGGAGCGGCTGGCCGGCCGCCGCACGGACGAATTCATCTTTGTGGGCCGGGAACTGGCCGATGCCTACAGGCGCCACGGGGCCTGTCCGCCGGATAAGGGCGTGGTGGTGTATTACGGCAAGGACCTGACCCCGTTTCTGGCCACTCCCCGCCTCACCCCCGAGGAACGGCGGGCCCGGCGGGCCGCCCGGGGCTGGCCCCCCGAAGCCCTCATTTTGGGGAATGTCTCCCGCCTGGTCCCCTGGAAGGGCCACCTGGACGGGCTCCAGGTCGTGGCCCGGCTGAAAGAGGCCGGCATCCCGGTGCGCTACGTCATTGTGGGGGACGCCAAGACCCCCGGGGAGCAAAAGTACAAACGGCAGCTCCTGGCCGAGGTGGAGCGGCGGGGGCTTGAAGAAGAGGTGATCTTCACCGGCTGGCAGTCGGACCCGGCCTGCTTCTATCCGCTCTTCGATTTTTATCTCCTCACCTCCATGCCCTTTGAAGGGGTTCCCGGGTCGGTGATTGAGGCCGCGGTGTGCGGCGTTCCGGTGGTGGGCTATGACTGTTACGGCCTCAGGGAGATTCCGGGATTGCACTTCCGGTTGGCGCCTCACGGGGATACCCAAGCGCTGGCGGACCTGATCCTGGAGGAGCTCCCTCATCTGCCCGGACTGGCTGCCAGGTGCCGGCCTCATCCGGCCATCCTGGCCCAGGTGCAGGAGAGGTTCAGTCTCCCGGGCATGGTGAGCGCCACGGCCGAGGTGTATGAGAGGCTCCTCCGGGAGAAAATGCCCTCGCTCTGCTGGCAAGGGTCGGACACTGCGG